A genome region from Streptomyces antimycoticus includes the following:
- a CDS encoding RNA polymerase sigma factor — MFVSASTSRTLPPEIAESESVMALIERGKAEGQIAGDDVRRAFEADQIPPTQWKNVLRSLNQILDEEGVTLMVSAAEAPKRTRKSVAAKSPAKRTATKTVAAKTVTAKKAPAAPAIPSADAGDIPADEAGVGPAKKAAAKKATAKKTVAKKTTAAAKKTVAKKTTAKKDVTDELLEADEVIEEAAAPGKPGPEGAEAEPENAGFVLSDEDEDDAPAQQVAAAGATADPVKDYLKQIGKVPLLNAEQEVELAKRIEAGLFAEDKLANSDKLAPKLKRELEIIAEDGRRAKNHLLEANLRLVVSLAKRYTGRGMLFLDLIQEGNLGLIRAVEKFDYTKGYKFSTYATWWIRQAITRAMADQARTIRIPVHMVEVINKLARVQRQMLQDLGREPTPEELAKELDMTPEKVIEVQKYGREPISLHTPLGEDGDSEFGDLIEDSEAVVPADAVSFTLLQEQLHSVLDTLSEREAGVVSMRFGLTDGQPKTLDEIGKVYGVTRERIRQIESKTMSKLRHPSRSQVLRDYLD, encoded by the coding sequence TTGTTCGTGTCGGCCAGCACATCCCGTACGCTCCCGCCGGAGATCGCCGAGTCGGAGTCTGTCATGGCGCTCATCGAGCGGGGAAAGGCTGAGGGGCAGATCGCAGGCGACGATGTGCGCCGGGCCTTCGAGGCTGACCAGATTCCGCCAACCCAGTGGAAGAACGTACTGCGCAGCCTCAACCAGATCCTCGACGAGGAGGGTGTGACGCTGATGGTCAGTGCCGCAGAAGCGCCCAAGCGCACCCGCAAGAGCGTCGCAGCGAAGAGCCCGGCGAAGCGCACCGCCACCAAGACTGTCGCGGCCAAGACGGTCACCGCCAAGAAGGCCCCCGCCGCCCCGGCGATTCCATCGGCGGACGCCGGCGATATCCCGGCCGATGAGGCCGGGGTGGGCCCCGCGAAGAAGGCCGCCGCCAAGAAGGCCACGGCCAAGAAGACGGTCGCCAAGAAGACCACCGCCGCCGCCAAGAAGACGGTCGCGAAGAAGACCACCGCCAAGAAGGACGTCACCGACGAGCTTCTCGAGGCCGACGAGGTCATCGAGGAGGCAGCCGCACCGGGCAAGCCCGGTCCCGAGGGCGCCGAGGCCGAGCCCGAGAACGCGGGCTTCGTGCTCTCCGACGAGGACGAGGACGACGCCCCCGCGCAGCAGGTCGCCGCGGCCGGTGCCACGGCCGACCCGGTCAAGGACTACCTCAAGCAGATCGGCAAGGTCCCGCTGCTCAACGCCGAGCAGGAGGTCGAGCTCGCCAAGCGCATCGAGGCCGGTCTGTTCGCCGAGGACAAGCTCGCCAACTCGGACAAGCTGGCCCCCAAGCTCAAGCGCGAGCTGGAGATCATCGCCGAGGACGGCCGCCGCGCCAAGAACCACCTCCTGGAGGCCAACCTCCGTCTGGTGGTCTCCCTGGCCAAGCGCTACACGGGCCGCGGCATGCTCTTCCTGGACCTCATCCAGGAGGGCAACCTCGGTCTGATTCGCGCCGTCGAGAAGTTCGACTACACCAAGGGCTACAAGTTCTCCACGTATGCCACCTGGTGGATCCGTCAGGCGATCACCCGCGCCATGGCCGACCAGGCCCGCACCATCCGTATCCCGGTGCACATGGTCGAGGTCATCAACAAGCTGGCGCGTGTCCAGCGCCAGATGCTCCAGGATCTGGGCCGTGAGCCCACCCCGGAGGAGCTGGCCAAGGAGCTCGACATGACCCCCGAGAAGGTCATCGAGGTCCAGAAGTACGGCCGTGAGCCGATCTCGCTGCACACCCCGCTGGGCGAGGACGGCGACAGCGAGTTCGGTGACCTCATCGAGGACTCCGAGGCGGTCGTCCCGGCCGACGCGGTCAGCTTCACCCTGCTGCAGGAGCAGCTGCACTCCGTGCTCGACACGCTCAGCGAGCGTGAGGCGGGCGTGGTCTCGATGCGCTTCGGCCTCACCGACGGCCAGCCGAAGACCCTCGACGAGATCGGCAAGGTCTACGGCGTGACGCGTGAGCGCATCCGTCAGATCGAGTCCAAGACGATGTCGAAGCTGCGCCACCCGTCCCGCTCCCAGGTCCTCCGCGACTACCTGGACTGA
- a CDS encoding S1 family peptidase produces the protein MRTSLRSLLVVLVVPLAAALAMVLTAPAPATADRVVIGGHPARTVEAPWTVALASRALFGEKRSGQFCGGAVVGPTTVITAAHCLSRGVLGMDWRQVKDLRVIIGRNDLRKSDGVEYPTARVWVNPAYEGDNRAGDIAVLTLGVAVPAAYTIPMAGSGDQAYRPGGKAAVYGWGDTEGDGSYASSLRTASVQVLADTVCERAYPGNAEGDYDPQSMVCAGLPDGGRDACQGDSGGPLVARGRLVGLVSWGSGCAVAGRPGVYTRISAVANLVAAHD, from the coding sequence ATGCGTACGTCGCTCCGCTCGCTCCTCGTCGTCCTGGTAGTGCCCTTGGCCGCCGCGCTCGCGATGGTGCTCACCGCGCCCGCTCCGGCGACGGCCGACCGTGTCGTGATCGGCGGGCATCCGGCCCGTACGGTCGAGGCACCCTGGACGGTGGCTCTGGCCAGCCGTGCGCTCTTCGGGGAGAAGAGGTCGGGCCAGTTCTGCGGCGGGGCGGTGGTGGGGCCCACGACGGTCATCACGGCGGCCCACTGTCTGAGCCGTGGGGTGCTCGGCATGGACTGGCGGCAGGTCAAGGACCTCAGGGTGATTATCGGCCGCAATGACCTGCGGAAGAGCGACGGGGTGGAGTACCCGACGGCGCGAGTGTGGGTCAATCCGGCGTACGAGGGCGACAACAGGGCCGGGGACATCGCGGTCCTCACCCTGGGAGTCGCGGTGCCGGCGGCCTACACCATCCCCATGGCGGGCAGCGGCGACCAGGCGTACCGGCCGGGCGGAAAGGCCGCGGTCTACGGCTGGGGTGATACGGAGGGCGATGGCAGCTATGCGTCGTCGCTGCGTACCGCGTCGGTGCAGGTGCTGGCCGACACGGTCTGTGAGCGCGCCTATCCGGGCAACGCGGAGGGGGACTACGACCCGCAGTCCATGGTCTGCGCGGGGCTGCCGGACGGGGGTCGGGACGCCTGTCAGGGGGACAGCGGAGGGCCGCTGGTCGCCCGCGGGCGGCTGGTGGGCCTGGTGTCCTGGGGCAGCGGATGCGCTGTGGCGGGGCGGCCCGGTGTCTACACGCGGATCTCGGCGGTGGCCAATCTGGTGGCCGCCCATGACTGA
- a CDS encoding DUF7455 domain-containing protein — protein MTTVLTPASPLTAADRCDRCGAQAYLRVVLISGGELLFCAHHGRKFEPELKKIAAEIQDETERLTAAPASASDDER, from the coding sequence GTGACTACTGTTCTGACCCCCGCGAGCCCGTTGACGGCCGCTGACCGCTGCGACCGCTGCGGCGCCCAGGCGTACCTGCGCGTGGTGCTGATCAGCGGTGGTGAACTGCTCTTCTGCGCCCATCACGGGCGCAAGTTCGAGCCGGAACTCAAGAAGATCGCCGCGGAAATACAGGACGAGACCGAGCGGCTCACCGCCGCTCCGGCGTCCGCGTCCGACGACGAACGCTGA
- a CDS encoding DNA gyrase/topoisomerase IV subunit B — translation MTADTSVPSTALLTGADRGGSNYTARHLLVLEGLEAVRKRPGMYIGSTDSRGLSHCLWEIIDNSVDEALGGFCDHIEVILHDDGSVEVRDNGRGIPVDVEPKTGLSGVEVVMTKLHAGGKFGGGSYAASGGLHGVGASVVNALSARLDVEVDRDGKTHAISFRRGVPGIFTESGPDAPFDPSSGLLKGKRVPKTRTGTRIRYWADRQIFLKDAKLSLETLYARARQTAFLVPGLTLVVRDERALEGREGPVEETFRYDGGISEFCEYLAQDKAVCDVLRLSGQGTFKETVPVLDDRGHMTPTEVTRDLGVDIALRWGTGYDATVKSFVNIIATPKGGTHVAGFERAITRTVNEALRTAKLLRVAEDDVVKDDAMEGLTAVVTVRLAEPQFEGQTKEVLGTSAASRIVANVVSKELKEFLTSSKRDAKQQARAVLEKVVAAARTRIAARQHKEAQRRKTALESSSLPAKLADCRSDDVGRSELFIVEGDSALGTAKLARNSEFQALLPIRGKILNVQKSSISDMLKNAECGAIIQVIGAGSGRTFDIDQARYGKVIFLADADVDGAHIRCLLLTLFQRYMRPMVEQGRVFSAVPPLHRVELVNPKRGQSKYVYTYSDQELQETLLDLQRREVRYKDGIQRYKGLGEMDADQLAETTMDPRHRTLRRINISDLEAAERAFDLLMGNEVAPRKEFITNSAATLDRSRIDV, via the coding sequence GTGACCGCCGACACGTCCGTGCCGTCCACTGCGCTGCTGACCGGAGCAGACCGGGGCGGCTCCAACTACACCGCGCGGCACCTTCTCGTCCTCGAGGGGCTCGAGGCAGTGCGCAAGCGCCCTGGCATGTACATCGGCTCGACCGACAGCCGTGGACTCAGCCACTGCCTCTGGGAGATCATCGACAACTCGGTCGACGAGGCCCTCGGCGGCTTCTGCGATCACATCGAGGTCATCCTCCACGACGACGGCTCCGTGGAGGTGCGCGACAACGGCCGGGGGATCCCGGTGGACGTCGAGCCCAAGACGGGGCTGTCCGGCGTCGAGGTCGTCATGACCAAGCTGCATGCCGGCGGAAAGTTCGGCGGCGGCTCGTACGCGGCCTCCGGCGGTCTGCACGGCGTCGGCGCCTCCGTGGTGAACGCGCTGTCCGCCCGTCTCGACGTGGAGGTGGACCGTGACGGCAAGACCCACGCGATCAGCTTCCGCCGCGGCGTCCCCGGGATCTTCACCGAATCCGGGCCGGACGCTCCGTTCGACCCGTCCAGCGGCCTCCTCAAGGGCAAGAGGGTCCCCAAGACCCGCACCGGCACCCGCATCCGTTACTGGGCGGATCGCCAGATCTTCCTCAAGGACGCCAAGCTCTCCCTGGAGACGCTGTACGCCCGCGCCCGGCAGACCGCGTTCCTGGTGCCGGGGCTGACCCTGGTCGTCCGGGACGAGCGGGCCCTGGAGGGGCGGGAGGGGCCGGTCGAGGAGACCTTCCGCTACGACGGGGGGATCAGCGAGTTCTGCGAGTACCTCGCCCAGGACAAGGCCGTCTGCGATGTGCTGCGGCTGTCCGGCCAGGGCACCTTCAAGGAGACCGTGCCGGTCCTCGACGACCGCGGCCATATGACGCCGACCGAGGTCACCCGCGACCTGGGCGTCGACATCGCGCTGCGGTGGGGCACCGGATACGACGCGACCGTGAAGTCGTTCGTCAACATCATCGCGACCCCCAAGGGCGGCACCCATGTCGCCGGCTTCGAGCGCGCGATCACCAGGACGGTCAACGAGGCGCTGCGCACCGCCAAGCTGCTGCGCGTCGCCGAGGACGACGTCGTCAAGGACGACGCCATGGAGGGCCTGACGGCGGTGGTGACCGTCCGACTGGCCGAGCCGCAGTTCGAGGGCCAGACCAAGGAGGTGCTGGGCACCTCGGCGGCCTCCCGGATCGTGGCCAATGTGGTCTCCAAGGAGCTCAAGGAGTTCCTGACCTCCTCCAAGCGGGATGCCAAGCAGCAGGCCCGGGCCGTCCTGGAGAAGGTCGTGGCCGCGGCCCGTACGCGCATCGCGGCCCGCCAGCACAAGGAGGCGCAGCGCCGTAAGACCGCGCTGGAGTCCTCTTCGCTGCCCGCGAAGCTGGCCGACTGCCGCAGTGACGACGTGGGCCGCAGCGAGCTGTTCATCGTCGAGGGGGACTCGGCGCTGGGTACGGCCAAGCTGGCCCGGAACTCCGAGTTCCAGGCGCTGCTGCCGATCCGCGGCAAGATCCTGAACGTGCAGAAGTCGTCGATCTCGGACATGCTCAAGAACGCCGAGTGCGGCGCGATCATCCAGGTGATAGGGGCCGGATCGGGCCGGACCTTCGACATCGATCAGGCGCGCTACGGCAAGGTGATCTTCCTCGCCGACGCCGATGTCGACGGGGCGCACATCCGCTGTCTGCTGCTGACCCTCTTCCAGCGCTATATGCGGCCGATGGTCGAGCAGGGACGGGTCTTCTCGGCGGTGCCGCCGCTGCACCGGGTAGAGCTGGTGAACCCCAAGCGGGGGCAGAGCAAGTACGTCTACACCTACTCCGACCAGGAGCTCCAGGAGACGCTGCTGGACCTCCAGCGCCGCGAGGTCCGCTACAAGGACGGCATCCAGCGCTACAAGGGTCTCGGCGAGATGGACGCCGACCAGCTCGCGGAGACCACGATGGACCCGCGCCACCGCACCCTGCGGCGCATCAACATCAGCGATCTGGAGGCCGCCGAGCGCGCCTTCGACCTGCTCATGGGCAATGAGGTCGCGCCCCGTAAGGAGTTCATCACCAACTCGGCGGCGACCCTGGACCGGTCGCGCATCGACGTCTGA
- a CDS encoding DUF485 domain-containing protein: MDMHNARDTGAARVEDPWYDALASGWGEPDDTDSAARRARPPAAREVYTEVHGSAAFQEVRRRYRRFVFPAAAAFLLWYLAYVVAATTAPGLMARPVVGTLNVAMVAGLGQFATTFLLTWAYARHSRLRRDRVALELRWVTQEMMRGRGR; the protein is encoded by the coding sequence GTGGACATGCACAACGCTCGCGATACGGGAGCGGCGCGGGTGGAAGATCCGTGGTACGACGCGCTCGCGTCCGGCTGGGGCGAGCCGGACGACACGGACAGCGCAGCTCGGCGCGCGCGTCCGCCCGCCGCCCGGGAGGTCTACACGGAGGTGCACGGCAGCGCCGCGTTCCAGGAGGTGCGCCGGCGCTACCGCCGGTTCGTCTTCCCGGCGGCCGCCGCGTTCCTCCTCTGGTACCTCGCCTATGTCGTCGCGGCGACCACCGCCCCCGGTCTGATGGCCCGCCCGGTCGTGGGCACGCTCAATGTGGCGATGGTCGCGGGGCTCGGGCAGTTCGCCACCACCTTCCTGCTGACCTGGGCGTACGCCCGGCACTCACGGTTGCGCCGGGACCGGGTCGCGCTCGAACTGCGCTGGGTGACGCAGGAGATGATGCGGGGGCGCGGCCGGTGA
- a CDS encoding solute symporter family protein, whose product MTGDQQSLALLLFGVFVAATLGITTWAGRRRHGSPEEFYAGGRLFSPMENGFALAGDYLSAASFLGISGLIALFGYDGVLYCVGFFVAWLVVLLLVAELVRNCGRFTLADVLAARMRERPVRIAAGVSSVTVCVLYLVAQMVGAGSLVALLIGETGGRARAWTVIGVGTLMVVFVALGGMRATTWIQIVKAVLLMGGAIALTTLVLVRFRGDLDALLSTAAHNSGHGVDFLAPGLTYGGGWTARLDFVSLGLALVLGTAGLPHILSRFYTVPTARAARRSVIWSIGLIGGFYLMTIVLGFGAAAVLGSDAVRASNAAGNTAVPLLALDLGGGAGSTGGTVLFAVVAAIAFATILAVVAGITLASSASVAHDLYGSLSRRAGRTPRGEVVVARIAAVGIGTAAIGLGLLADDLNVAFLVGLAFAAAASANLPVLLYSLFWRRFTARGAVWSVYGGLLPAVVLVVLSPVVSGGPDAIFSGVDFHLFPLQNPGLVSVPLGFLAGWLGTVTSPAPADVPGHAAKHAETEVRALTGAGAA is encoded by the coding sequence GTGACCGGCGATCAGCAGAGCCTGGCGCTGCTGCTCTTCGGCGTCTTCGTGGCGGCCACCTTGGGGATCACCACCTGGGCGGGGCGCCGACGGCACGGCTCGCCGGAGGAGTTCTACGCGGGCGGGCGGCTGTTCTCCCCGATGGAGAACGGCTTCGCCCTCGCGGGTGACTACCTGTCGGCCGCGTCCTTCCTCGGCATCTCCGGACTCATCGCGCTCTTCGGCTACGACGGGGTGCTCTACTGCGTGGGCTTCTTCGTGGCCTGGCTGGTGGTCCTGCTGCTGGTGGCCGAACTCGTCCGCAACTGCGGCCGGTTCACCCTGGCCGATGTGCTGGCCGCCCGGATGCGGGAGCGCCCGGTCCGGATCGCCGCGGGCGTCTCCTCGGTCACGGTCTGTGTGCTCTATCTCGTGGCCCAGATGGTCGGCGCGGGCAGTCTGGTCGCCCTGCTGATCGGGGAGACGGGCGGCCGTGCCCGCGCCTGGACGGTGATCGGCGTGGGCACCCTGATGGTGGTCTTCGTGGCGCTGGGCGGGATGCGGGCCACGACCTGGATCCAGATCGTGAAGGCCGTGCTGCTGATGGGCGGGGCGATCGCGCTGACCACCCTGGTCCTCGTCCGCTTCCGCGGCGATCTCGACGCCCTGCTCAGCACCGCGGCGCACAACAGCGGACATGGCGTGGACTTCCTCGCCCCCGGCCTCACCTACGGCGGCGGCTGGACCGCCCGGCTGGACTTCGTGAGCCTCGGCCTGGCCCTGGTGCTGGGCACCGCCGGGCTGCCGCACATCCTCTCGCGCTTCTACACCGTGCCCACCGCCCGCGCCGCCCGCCGCTCGGTGATCTGGTCGATCGGGCTGATCGGCGGCTTCTACCTGATGACGATCGTGCTCGGCTTCGGCGCGGCCGCCGTGCTGGGCTCCGATGCCGTACGGGCTTCCAACGCGGCCGGGAACACGGCCGTTCCGCTGCTCGCACTCGATCTCGGCGGTGGCGCCGGATCGACCGGGGGCACGGTGCTGTTCGCGGTCGTCGCCGCCATCGCCTTCGCCACCATCCTCGCCGTCGTCGCCGGGATCACCCTCGCCTCCTCGGCCTCCGTCGCCCATGACCTGTATGGCTCGCTGAGCCGGCGGGCGGGCCGTACACCGCGCGGCGAGGTGGTGGTCGCGCGGATCGCCGCGGTGGGGATCGGGACGGCCGCGATCGGGCTCGGGCTGCTCGCCGACGACCTCAATGTGGCGTTCCTGGTGGGGCTCGCGTTCGCCGCCGCCGCGTCGGCGAACCTCCCGGTGCTGCTGTACTCGCTGTTCTGGCGGCGGTTCACCGCGCGCGGCGCGGTGTGGTCGGTCTACGGAGGGCTGCTTCCGGCTGTGGTGCTGGTGGTGCTCTCCCCGGTGGTCTCCGGTGGCCCGGACGCGATCTTCTCCGGGGTGGACTTCCACCTCTTCCCGCTGCAGAACCCGGGCCTGGTCTCGGTGCCCCTCGGTTTCCTCGCGGGCTGGCTCGGGACGGTGACCTCACCCGCGCCCGCCGACGTCCCCGGCCATGCCGCCAAGCACGCCGAGACGGAGGTGCGGGCCCTCACCGGGGCGGGCGCGGCCTGA
- a CDS encoding response regulator: MTLGSGPGGLLEVLVVDDDVRVARVNAAYVGKVAGFRVAGQAHSAAEALAVLETTPVDLVLLDHYLPDETGLSLVRRLRQLGHHTDIIMVTAARDIATVQAAMRHGALQYLVKPFTFAGLRAKLEGYAALRRALEGDGEAGQDQVDRIFGALGGASAGPAELPKGHSALTADLVREVLRGAEGPLSAQEVAERSSLSRQTAQRYLKLLERTGRVRLSLKYGETGRPEHRYVWV, encoded by the coding sequence ATGACCCTTGGATCCGGACCGGGCGGGCTCCTGGAGGTGCTGGTCGTGGACGACGACGTCCGGGTGGCCCGGGTCAACGCCGCGTACGTCGGAAAGGTGGCCGGTTTCCGCGTCGCGGGGCAGGCGCACTCCGCCGCCGAGGCGCTGGCCGTCCTGGAGACCACCCCCGTCGATCTGGTGCTGCTCGACCACTATCTGCCGGATGAGACGGGGCTGTCCCTGGTGCGGCGGCTGCGGCAGCTCGGCCACCACACCGACATCATCATGGTGACCGCGGCCCGCGATATCGCGACCGTCCAGGCGGCGATGCGCCATGGCGCGCTGCAGTACCTGGTCAAGCCCTTCACCTTCGCGGGGCTGCGCGCCAAGTTGGAGGGGTACGCGGCGCTGCGCCGTGCGCTGGAGGGCGACGGCGAGGCCGGGCAGGACCAGGTGGACCGGATCTTCGGCGCCCTGGGCGGCGCCTCGGCGGGCCCCGCGGAGCTGCCCAAGGGCCACTCGGCGCTCACCGCCGATCTCGTACGGGAGGTGCTGCGGGGCGCCGAGGGTCCGCTGTCGGCACAGGAGGTGGCCGAGCGCTCCTCGCTGAGCCGACAGACCGCACAGCGCTATCTGAAGCTGCTGGAGCGCACGGGGCGGGTGCGGCTCAGCCTGAAATACGGTGAGACAGGCCGCCCCGAGCACCGGTATGTGTGGGTCTGA
- a CDS encoding ATP-binding protein produces MSAAIPPGQAATATRWRIGWPRRVFSQVLLMQLAIATGVTVLATGLFLAPLSDHLDDQAMRRALAIAQTTAAEPRLAETLQHTRPTPDGPVQTEAERIRRTTGAEYVVIMDRRGVRWSHTSPGEIGKHVSTDPTDAIEGREIMEIDEGTLGRSARGKVPLRAESGRIVGAVSVGISYESVRARLVASVPEMLAYAGGALAVGALAAYVVARRLQRRTHDLAFSDISALLAEREAMLHGIREGVVALDAHGRIRLINDEAQRLLDLSPEDTGRPLEAVLAPGRTTDVLSGRVTGADLLTVSGGRVLVANRMPTDDGGAVVTFRDRTELERLGRELDGTRGLIDALRAQDHEHANRMHTLLGLLELELHDEAMEFITEAIGVHRVTAEQVTERVHDPLLASLLVGKATVATERGVSLSVAGDSLLPNRLVDPPGLVTIVGNLLDNALDAAVGSREPHVEVELCADDRTVLLRVSDTGPGIPADRRDVVFTEGWSTKEPPAHGKRGIGLALVRRLAERQGGSVRVSDREGGGAEFTVVLPEALAEQPAGAPLTATGEPR; encoded by the coding sequence ATGAGCGCCGCGATACCGCCGGGGCAGGCAGCCACGGCCACAAGGTGGCGCATCGGCTGGCCCCGACGCGTCTTCTCCCAGGTCCTGCTGATGCAGCTGGCCATCGCCACGGGTGTCACCGTGCTCGCGACCGGCCTCTTCCTCGCGCCGCTCAGCGACCACCTCGACGACCAGGCCATGCGCCGCGCCCTCGCCATCGCCCAGACCACGGCCGCCGAGCCCCGGCTGGCCGAGACGCTCCAGCACACCCGGCCCACCCCCGACGGGCCCGTGCAGACCGAGGCGGAGCGCATCCGCCGGACGACCGGCGCCGAGTATGTCGTGATCATGGATCGGCGCGGAGTGCGCTGGTCGCACACCTCCCCGGGCGAGATCGGTAAGCATGTCTCCACCGACCCCACCGACGCCATCGAGGGCCGGGAGATCATGGAGATCGACGAGGGCACCCTCGGCCGGTCGGCCCGTGGCAAGGTGCCGCTGCGCGCCGAGAGCGGCCGTATCGTGGGCGCGGTCTCGGTGGGCATCTCCTACGAGAGCGTCCGCGCCCGGCTCGTCGCCTCGGTCCCGGAGATGCTCGCCTACGCGGGCGGCGCGCTCGCCGTCGGCGCCCTGGCGGCGTATGTGGTCGCCCGCCGGCTCCAGCGACGCACCCATGACCTGGCCTTCTCCGATATCTCCGCGCTGCTCGCCGAGCGCGAGGCGATGCTGCACGGCATCCGGGAAGGGGTCGTCGCCCTCGACGCCCACGGCCGTATCCGGCTGATCAACGACGAGGCGCAGCGGCTGCTGGATCTGAGCCCCGAGGACACCGGCCGGCCCTTGGAGGCGGTGCTCGCCCCGGGCCGTACGACCGATGTGCTGTCCGGCCGGGTCACCGGCGCCGATCTGCTGACCGTCAGCGGCGGCCGGGTGCTGGTCGCCAACCGGATGCCGACGGACGACGGCGGTGCGGTGGTCACGTTCCGTGACCGCACCGAACTGGAGCGGCTGGGCCGCGAGCTGGACGGCACCCGGGGGCTGATCGACGCCCTGCGGGCACAGGACCATGAGCACGCCAACCGGATGCACACCCTCCTGGGCCTGCTCGAACTCGAACTGCACGACGAGGCAATGGAGTTCATCACCGAGGCGATCGGGGTGCACCGGGTCACCGCCGAGCAGGTCACCGAGCGGGTGCACGATCCGCTGCTGGCCTCCCTGCTGGTCGGCAAGGCCACGGTGGCCACCGAACGCGGGGTCTCGCTGTCCGTCGCCGGGGACAGCCTGCTGCCCAACCGGCTGGTGGACCCGCCGGGGCTGGTGACGATCGTCGGCAATCTCCTCGACAACGCCCTGGACGCGGCGGTCGGTTCGCGGGAGCCGCACGTCGAGGTCGAGCTGTGCGCGGACGACCGTACGGTGCTGCTGCGGGTCTCCGACACCGGCCCCGGCATCCCCGCCGACCGGCGCGATGTGGTCTTCACCGAGGGCTGGTCGACCAAGGAGCCGCCCGCGCACGGCAAGCGCGGCATCGGGCTCGCGCTGGTCCGCCGCCTGGCCGAACGCCAGGGTGGCAGCGTGCGGGTGTCCGACCGCGAGGGCGGGGGCGCGGAGTTCACCGTCGTCCTCCCCGAGGCACTGGCCGAACAGCCCGCCGGGGCGCCGCTGACCGCTACAGGAGAGCCACGATGA
- a CDS encoding sucrase ferredoxin: MSTCATASRDLSEPLAGTAATAPTWLLVEQPGPWGTEALTASRLDRALGRALEHAAEGTGIRVALIRRPGRHADLHTGARHRVFVAHTRPGRSWIRTTALDDPARLLGLDFAALGAGDPRGLTLRPHDPAAWEEYTGDPLVLVCTNGKRDRCCALLGRPLAGELAASGVHGTWEITHIGGHRFSPTLVVLPHGYTYGRATAQGVKDVIEALRQGRVVTEGCRGRSAWERPGQAAELAVRELTGEDGADALSVAGTEGEAPVWSVTVAHRDGRAWRVSVAQVAAAPPRPESCGLPLGSPARMEVVGIQAAQRPAPGVPAMAAGRL; the protein is encoded by the coding sequence GTGAGCACGTGCGCGACCGCTTCCCGCGACCTGTCCGAGCCGCTCGCCGGGACGGCGGCCACCGCCCCCACCTGGCTGCTGGTGGAACAGCCCGGGCCCTGGGGCACCGAGGCCCTCACCGCCAGCCGGCTCGACAGGGCCCTCGGACGCGCGCTGGAGCACGCCGCCGAGGGCACCGGCATACGGGTCGCGCTGATCCGCCGCCCCGGCCGTCACGCCGATCTGCACACCGGCGCGCGGCACCGGGTCTTCGTGGCCCACACCCGGCCCGGCCGCTCCTGGATCCGCACCACCGCCCTGGACGACCCCGCACGGCTGCTCGGTCTGGACTTCGCCGCGCTGGGCGCGGGCGACCCCCGCGGGCTCACCCTGCGCCCCCACGACCCCGCGGCCTGGGAGGAGTACACCGGCGATCCGCTGGTGCTGGTGTGCACCAACGGCAAGCGCGACCGCTGCTGCGCCCTCCTCGGCCGCCCGCTGGCCGGTGAGCTGGCCGCCTCGGGTGTCCACGGCACCTGGGAGATCACCCATATCGGCGGTCACCGCTTCTCCCCCACCCTCGTCGTGCTGCCGCACGGCTACACCTACGGCCGCGCCACCGCACAGGGCGTCAAGGACGTCATCGAGGCGCTGCGGCAGGGCCGGGTCGTCACCGAGGGCTGCCGCGGCCGCTCCGCCTGGGAGCGCCCCGGCCAAGCGGCGGAGCTGGCCGTCCGCGAGCTGACCGGCGAGGACGGGGCCGACGCGCTGAGCGTCGCGGGGACCGAGGGCGAGGCGCCGGTCTGGTCGGTGACCGTCGCGCACCGCGACGGCCGGGCCTGGCGGGTGAGCGTCGCGCAGGTCGCCGCCGCGCCGCCGCGGCCCGAGAGCTGCGGCTTGCCCCTGGGTTCCCCGGCCCGCATGGAGGTCGTCGGGATCCAGGCTGCCCAACGGCCCGCACCCGGCGTACCCGCGATGGCCGCCGGGCGCCTCTAG
- a CDS encoding sel1 repeat family protein: MVRAAYDEGRPIPESLARKAAEAGDPRGMTVYGIGLGERGAYAEAVHWLGKAAATGDLSAMVVLGTVHLDHGELGEAERHFRRAAERGHAGARLALRQLRARRNGSGH; the protein is encoded by the coding sequence ATGGTGCGGGCGGCCTACGACGAGGGGCGGCCGATTCCCGAATCGCTCGCCCGTAAGGCGGCCGAGGCCGGTGATCCGCGGGGGATGACCGTCTACGGCATCGGGCTGGGCGAGCGGGGCGCGTACGCCGAGGCGGTCCACTGGCTGGGGAAGGCCGCCGCGACGGGTGACCTCTCGGCCATGGTGGTGCTCGGCACCGTCCACCTGGACCATGGTGAGCTGGGCGAGGCGGAGCGGCACTTCCGGCGGGCGGCGGAACGCGGCCACGCCGGTGCGCGCCTCGCCCTTCGGCAGCTGCGCGCCCGGCGCAACGGCAGCGGCCACTGA